One genomic window of Malaciobacter molluscorum LMG 25693 includes the following:
- a CDS encoding phosphorylase family protein gives MIICAGREEVFNFAQPMGVGLIESAINLTRKCLFDKPDYLLFIGTAGSYGEHNIFDILESKRASNIELSFLNNDSYTPLDNVIESENNLAKNDTIVNSSNYISSNFSLSKNFNVYGIGIENMEFFSVLQIAKEFEIPAAGIFIVTNYTNETAHEDFLKNHKEAMSKLTQYLIDKNIIKLTNH, from the coding sequence ATGATCATATGTGCAGGAAGAGAAGAAGTTTTTAACTTCGCTCAACCAATGGGGGTAGGTCTAATAGAAAGTGCTATAAACTTGACTAGAAAATGTCTTTTTGACAAGCCTGATTATTTACTTTTTATAGGAACAGCTGGATCTTATGGAGAACATAATATTTTTGATATTTTAGAATCAAAAAGAGCTTCAAATATTGAGCTATCATTTTTAAATAATGATTCTTATACTCCGTTAGATAATGTTATTGAATCAGAAAATAACTTAGCTAAAAATGATACTATTGTTAATAGTTCCAATTATATATCATCAAATTTTTCATTAAGTAAGAATTTTAATGTATATGGAATAGGTATAGAAAATATGGAATTTTTTTCTGTTTTACAAATTGCAAAAGAGTTTGAGATTCCAGCAGCTGGAATTTTCATCGTTACAAATTATACAAATGAAACTGCACATGAGGACTTCTTAAAAAATCATAAAGAAGCTATGTCTAAACTTACTCAATATCTTATTGATAAAAATATAATCAAATTAACTAATCATTAA
- a CDS encoding SIMPL domain-containing protein, with product MKKILLSAAFSVLPLFSYDIHFNKSFEENIKPDMLTTRLSVIVESKKENLISNTLSNFNSHIKKVDSIKKNNGSLYIRPKYIYKDNTSRIDGYVGELNYIISSKNSKKINDFLSDILSMKKNQNTSIRISNLTWKVSEESSNNVISNLRIKSIVWAKDYTNILSKKLNSVCKIKNIHINSNYNPNVLRMESSLMSVKTKTNTVPIPDNSEQKVQLDASYTLECN from the coding sequence ATGAAAAAAATTTTATTATCAGCAGCATTTAGTGTTTTACCACTTTTTTCTTATGATATTCATTTTAATAAATCATTTGAAGAGAATATTAAACCTGATATGCTTACAACAAGATTATCAGTTATAGTTGAGTCAAAAAAAGAGAATTTGATTTCTAATACTTTATCAAATTTTAATTCTCATATTAAAAAAGTTGATAGTATTAAAAAGAACAATGGTTCTTTATATATAAGACCAAAATATATTTATAAAGATAATACATCAAGAATTGATGGATATGTAGGAGAGCTAAATTATATTATTTCATCTAAAAATTCAAAAAAAATAAATGACTTTTTATCAGACATACTCTCTATGAAAAAAAATCAAAATACTTCAATTAGAATATCAAACTTAACATGGAAAGTAAGTGAAGAGAGTTCTAATAATGTTATTTCTAATCTAAGAATTAAATCTATAGTTTGGGCAAAAGATTATACAAATATATTATCTAAAAAACTAAACTCTGTATGTAAAATCAAAAATATTCATATAAACTCTAACTATAATCCAAATGTATTAAGAATGGAATCTTCACTAATGAGTGTAAAAACAAAAACTAATACAGTTCCTATTCCTGATAATAGTGAACAAAAAGTACAACTTGATGCAAGTTATACATTGGAGTGTAATTAA
- a CDS encoding YhdH/YhfP family quinone oxidoreductase, with the protein MKAFVVEKLEDKKFTSSIKEIDIPEIGEDEVLIKASYSSLNYKDALSSVGNPGVTKVFPHVTGIDVSGIIEKSNSKDFIRGNKVLVTGYDLGMNTNGGHQEYVKVPAKWVIKIPDNLTEEEIMTYGTAGLTAALSINELEENGIKSGKILVTGATGGVGSIAVSILSKLNYEVVAITGKKDKEEFLKTLGANKVILRDEFDIKNRKPLLSEEFDGVIDTVGGDFLAHSLKLIKHSGVATCCGLTSSFELNTNVFPFILRGIRLIGIDSVEIALEKKEKIWNKIANEYKITNIDKLVTKIDLSDIKQAYENILSSKSIGRYLVKI; encoded by the coding sequence ATGAAAGCATTTGTAGTAGAAAAATTAGAAGACAAAAAATTTACAAGTTCAATAAAAGAAATTGATATCCCAGAGATTGGAGAGGATGAAGTCTTAATTAAAGCATCATACTCATCTTTAAATTATAAAGATGCATTAAGCTCAGTAGGAAATCCTGGAGTAACAAAAGTATTTCCTCATGTAACAGGTATAGATGTTTCAGGAATAATTGAAAAATCAAATAGTAAAGATTTTATTAGAGGAAATAAAGTATTAGTAACAGGATATGACTTAGGAATGAATACAAATGGAGGTCATCAAGAGTATGTAAAAGTTCCTGCAAAATGGGTAATAAAAATTCCAGACAATCTTACAGAAGAAGAGATAATGACTTATGGTACTGCTGGATTAACAGCAGCACTTAGTATAAATGAATTAGAAGAAAATGGAATAAAAAGTGGGAAGATATTAGTAACAGGAGCAACAGGTGGAGTTGGAAGTATTGCTGTTAGTATTCTTTCGAAACTAAATTATGAAGTTGTTGCAATTACAGGGAAAAAGGACAAAGAAGAGTTTTTAAAAACACTTGGAGCAAATAAAGTAATATTAAGAGATGAATTTGATATAAAAAATAGAAAACCTTTATTGAGTGAAGAGTTTGATGGTGTAATTGATACAGTAGGTGGAGATTTTTTAGCACATAGTTTAAAATTAATAAAACATAGTGGTGTTGCAACTTGTTGTGGTCTTACATCTTCATTCGAGTTAAATACAAATGTATTTCCTTTTATATTAAGAGGTATAAGATTAATTGGAATTGATTCAGTTGAAATAGCACTTGAGAAAAAAGAAAAAATTTGGAATAAAATTGCAAATGAATACAAAATTACAAATATAGATAAATTAGTTACAAAAATAGATTTAAGTGATATAAAACAAGCTTATGAAAATATATTATCTTCAAAATCAATAGGAAGATATTTAGTAAAAATATAA
- the rlmN gene encoding 23S rRNA (adenine(2503)-C(2))-methyltransferase RlmN → MQQSIYDFTLDELKEQLKPSFRAKQVYNWLYKKYASSFEEMKNIPKDLKENLEKNYDIQLMQIVKKEISTDGSIKYLFKLRDGLTVEAVLLLMKKKQIAEDGSIEKSEKYTVCISSQVGCKVGCTFCLTAKGGFVRNLTVGEYISQIVNIKRDNNIPENKSLNIVYMGMGEPLDNYKNFIKAVKIFSELDGLAISRRRQTVSTSGISSKIEKLGNEDLGIQLAISLHAVDDELRSELIPMNKAYNIESIIDAVKKFPVDTRKKVMFEYLVIKNKNDDLKSADKLIKLLNGIKAKVNLIYFNPYPGTSYQRPESKDMVKFQEYLIKRGLLCTIRESKGLDISAACGQLKEKEMNGNS, encoded by the coding sequence ATGCAACAATCAATATATGATTTTACATTAGATGAATTAAAAGAACAGCTAAAACCTTCTTTTAGAGCAAAACAAGTTTATAACTGGCTTTATAAAAAGTATGCTTCTTCTTTTGAAGAGATGAAAAATATTCCAAAAGATTTAAAAGAAAACCTTGAAAAGAATTATGATATTCAATTAATGCAAATAGTAAAAAAAGAGATAAGTACAGATGGAAGTATAAAATATCTATTTAAATTAAGAGATGGTCTTACAGTTGAAGCAGTATTACTTCTTATGAAGAAAAAACAAATAGCTGAAGATGGGTCTATTGAAAAAAGTGAAAAATATACTGTTTGTATATCTTCACAAGTTGGATGTAAAGTAGGGTGTACATTCTGTCTTACTGCAAAGGGTGGTTTTGTTAGAAATCTTACTGTAGGTGAATATATTTCACAAATAGTAAATATAAAAAGAGACAACAACATTCCAGAGAATAAATCATTAAATATTGTTTATATGGGAATGGGAGAACCTCTTGATAACTATAAAAACTTTATAAAAGCCGTAAAGATTTTTAGTGAACTAGATGGTTTAGCAATAAGTAGAAGAAGACAAACTGTATCTACATCTGGAATAAGTAGCAAAATTGAAAAATTAGGAAATGAAGATTTAGGTATTCAATTAGCTATATCTTTACATGCAGTTGATGATGAATTGAGAAGTGAATTGATTCCAATGAATAAAGCATATAATATTGAAAGTATTATTGATGCAGTAAAAAAATTTCCTGTTGATACAAGAAAAAAAGTTATGTTTGAATATTTAGTTATAAAAAATAAAAATGATGACTTAAAATCAGCAGATAAATTAATTAAACTTTTAAATGGAATTAAAGCTAAAGTCAATTTAATCTATTTTAATCCATATCCAGGAACATCATATCAAAGACCAGAAAGTAAAGATATGGTAAAATTCCAAGAATATTTAATTAAAAGAGGATTGCTTTGTACTATTAGAGAATCAAAAGGTCTTGATATTTCAGCAGCATGTGGACAATTAAAAGAAAAGGAAATGAATGGGAACTCTTGA
- a CDS encoding winged helix-turn-helix transcriptional regulator, translated as MNKNIDLIIDDENEKCPVETALEVMDGKWKVLILWYLRRDKKRFNEFQKLMPKITQKMLSLKLKELESDGLIIRKVYPVIPPKVEYSMSEYGESLKPILKQLYLWGEEHKKLRSKEL; from the coding sequence ATGAATAAAAATATTGATTTAATTATAGATGATGAAAATGAAAAATGTCCAGTTGAAACTGCACTGGAAGTAATGGATGGAAAATGGAAAGTTTTAATACTTTGGTATTTAAGAAGAGATAAAAAAAGATTTAATGAATTTCAAAAATTAATGCCGAAAATTACACAAAAGATGTTATCTTTAAAACTAAAGGAATTGGAATCTGATGGATTAATAATAAGAAAAGTTTATCCAGTTATTCCACCTAAAGTTGAATACAGTATGAGTGAATATGGTGAGAGTTTGAAGCCTATTTTAAAGCAGTTATATCTTTGGGGAGAAGAACATAAAAAATTAAGAAGTAAAGAGTTATAA
- the gltX gene encoding glutamate--tRNA ligase, translating into MAVTRFAPSPTGYLHIGGLRTALYNYLWARKTNGTFRLRIEDTDTQRNNEDAMKAIINAFEWVGLNYDGEVEYQSKRMDIYRKYIQQLLDEGKAYYCYMSKEELDALREEQMANKQTPRYDGRYRDFTGTPPEGVEPVVRIKAPREGKITFVDGIKSIININCNEVDDFVIARSNGNPTYNFVVTIDDALMGMTDVIRGDDHLTNTAKQIIIYEALGFDIPKFYHVPMINNPQGKKLSKRDGAMDVMEYKNQGYLPEALLNFLVRLGWSNKDQEIFSMEEMLQLFDPSNINKSASSYNQEKLLWLNAHYIKNVSNERLANELEFFDCHISGHDKKEMLLDLSKERAQTLIELKEAIEKIVNRPETYDKKGVKKFIKEETPKLLDTYLRTLEEKKDSLHLACDFEEITKPFIEEFELKFPQLFQPIRISLTGGTQAPSVYDLMAILGYNEINLRIRTALEKNFDKEEE; encoded by the coding sequence ATGGCAGTTACAAGATTTGCGCCAAGTCCAACTGGATATTTACATATTGGTGGACTAAGAACAGCATTATACAATTATTTATGGGCAAGAAAAACAAACGGAACATTTAGATTAAGAATTGAGGATACAGATACTCAAAGAAATAATGAAGATGCAATGAAAGCTATAATAAATGCTTTTGAATGGGTTGGATTAAATTATGATGGAGAGGTTGAATATCAATCAAAAAGAATGGATATTTATAGAAAATATATCCAACAACTTTTAGATGAAGGTAAAGCTTACTATTGTTATATGAGTAAAGAAGAGCTAGATGCTTTAAGAGAAGAGCAAATGGCAAATAAACAAACTCCAAGATATGATGGAAGATATAGAGATTTTACAGGAACTCCACCAGAAGGTGTAGAGCCAGTTGTAAGAATCAAAGCTCCACGTGAAGGTAAAATCACATTCGTTGATGGAATCAAATCAATTATAAATATTAATTGTAATGAAGTAGATGATTTCGTAATTGCAAGAAGTAATGGGAATCCTACATATAATTTTGTTGTAACAATTGATGATGCATTAATGGGAATGACTGATGTAATTAGAGGAGATGATCACTTAACAAATACCGCTAAACAAATTATAATTTACGAAGCACTAGGATTTGATATTCCAAAGTTTTATCATGTTCCAATGATAAATAATCCTCAAGGGAAAAAACTATCAAAAAGAGATGGTGCCATGGATGTAATGGAATATAAAAATCAAGGATACCTTCCTGAAGCATTATTAAACTTTTTAGTTAGACTTGGTTGGTCAAATAAAGACCAAGAGATTTTCTCAATGGAAGAGATGCTACAATTATTTGATCCATCAAATATAAATAAATCTGCATCATCATATAATCAAGAAAAACTTTTATGGCTAAATGCACACTATATCAAAAATGTTTCAAATGAAAGATTAGCAAATGAGTTAGAGTTTTTTGATTGCCACATTAGCGGACATGATAAAAAAGAGATGTTACTTGATTTATCAAAAGAGAGAGCGCAAACTCTAATTGAATTAAAAGAAGCAATCGAGAAAATAGTAAATAGACCAGAAACTTATGATAAAAAAGGTGTGAAAAAATTCATAAAAGAAGAAACACCAAAACTTTTAGATACATATTTAAGAACGTTAGAAGAGAAAAAAGACTCATTACATTTAGCTTGTGATTTTGAAGAGATCACAAAACCTTTTATTGAAGAGTTTGAGTTAAAATTTCCACAATTATTCCAACCTATTAGAATATCTTTAACAGGTGGAACTCAAGCACCATCAGTTTATGATCTTATGGCTATATTAGGTTATAATGAAATAAACTTAAGAATCAGAACAGCTTTAGAAAAAAACTTTGATAAAGAAGAAGAATAA